A single Lycorma delicatula isolate Av1 chromosome 12, ASM4794821v1, whole genome shotgun sequence DNA region contains:
- the LOC142333400 gene encoding uncharacterized protein LOC142333400, which translates to MLFFQNGKKLVCEYCDERFRCKCYLKRHIHFHCKKNNSNFCQKSLIHDNNLKTHLMHNEEKNYICNFCQKSFNRSSALKLHLIIHTKENNYICHVCQKTYSQRYSLKEHLNTHTREESYICNFFQKSFNHKNSLRTCISRTNAKEKNCL; encoded by the coding sequence atgttatttttccagaatggaaagaaattggtttgtgaatattgcGATGAAAGATTtagatgtaaatgttatttaaagagacacatacactttcattgtaaaaaaaataatagtaatttttgtcaaaagtctcttattcatgataacaatttaaaaacccaccttatgcataatgaagagaaaaattatatttgtaacttttgtcagaaatcttttaatcggagttctgctttaaaattacatttaattattcataccAAGGAAAACAATTATATTTGTCATGTTTGTCAGAAAACTTATAGTCAaagatattctttaaaagaacatttaaataCTCATACCAGGGAAGAAAGTTAtatttgcaacttttttcaaaagtcatttaatcataaaaacagtTTAAGGACATGTATTAGTAGAACTAatgcaaaagagaaaaattgtttgtaa